Proteins encoded by one window of Leptospira neocaledonica:
- a CDS encoding tyrosine-type recombinase/integrase produces the protein MPQRIKIWKHWENGHCFSAISFSYDTELFQKFSIMREAVWNHRHKFWKIPYSESFLSEFISIHREKVEADLDILLIPLKTEVLRRNYSKKTLKSYFLYNRAFLRSIEKKPYAVTESDLKIYLDRILYERNLASNSLRSALQSFKFYYNIVIGRRFLTSYSTPKRESRIPESLTRKEVTRIIESLSNPKHKLLLKLCYGSGLRVGELVKLKGDDLDWEKKSIRIRQGKGKKDRFSLLPNSCKKDLADSLERQGRSSWIFRGQIPGRNLSIRSAENIFTAAKKKAGITKDVSIHDLRHAFAIHLLESGTSIKMIQRLLGHVSVKTTEIYARIVDPMVSKIKSPLDDL, from the coding sequence ATGCCCCAAAGGATCAAAATTTGGAAACACTGGGAGAATGGACATTGTTTTAGCGCCATTTCGTTTTCTTACGACACCGAACTCTTCCAAAAATTTTCTATAATGCGTGAAGCAGTTTGGAATCATCGGCATAAATTTTGGAAAATTCCATATTCCGAATCTTTTCTTTCCGAATTTATTTCCATACATCGGGAAAAGGTAGAAGCAGATCTTGATATTCTTCTTATTCCTCTCAAAACTGAGGTGCTAAGACGCAATTATAGCAAGAAAACTCTGAAGTCTTATTTTCTCTACAACCGAGCCTTCTTAAGATCGATCGAAAAAAAACCATACGCCGTTACAGAATCCGATTTAAAAATTTATTTGGATCGAATTCTATATGAAAGGAATTTAGCCTCTAATTCCCTAAGATCTGCACTGCAGTCTTTTAAATTTTATTATAATATTGTAATAGGTAGAAGGTTTCTAACTTCTTATTCTACTCCTAAAAGAGAGAGTAGGATCCCTGAATCCTTAACCAGAAAAGAAGTTACCCGGATCATAGAATCACTTTCCAATCCTAAACATAAACTTTTATTAAAACTTTGTTATGGATCAGGTTTAAGAGTAGGGGAACTCGTAAAGCTCAAAGGTGACGACCTGGACTGGGAGAAAAAATCTATCCGGATCCGGCAAGGTAAAGGGAAGAAGGATCGCTTTAGTCTTTTACCTAACAGTTGCAAAAAAGATCTAGCCGATTCACTCGAACGCCAAGGCAGAAGTTCCTGGATTTTTAGAGGCCAAATCCCCGGCAGAAATCTCAGTATCAGAAGCGCGGAAAACATATTCACCGCCGCTAAGAAAAAAGCAGGCATCACCAAAGACGTTTCTATCCACGACCTGAGACATGCATTTGCCATCCATCTTCTGGAGTCAGGCACCTCGATCAAAATGATCCAAAGACTTCTGGGCCATGTTTCCGTAAAAACTACGGAAATCTACGCTAGAATCGTTGACCCGATGGTTTCTAAGATCAAAAGTCCTCTAGACGATCTCTGA